The genome window ttctaacttttttttttttttttaaataagataaaattttaattgatagtGTATACttcataattattattatttatcattagaccaaaatatcaattctttTTCAATGTAGACAAATGGATCTCACATAACACTAATTTTGAAGTCATCAAAGTCTCATCACCAATGAAAAGTCAATTTGGAGTTCAAAGatgttgaaaagaaagaaatcacaaacaaaaacaaaattgtccttttgatagataattatataatatttcaatagtacaataataatgtatttcttcttttcaaataataatgaattcaaTCATAAATATAGTTAGTAAGACTCACTTTTACATGAGAGGAGGGAAGATACCATTATTATAttacggattttttttttttttgctaaataaaaagGAGGTCTCCAATACCATGTGTATCACTCAACTCTTATCAAGTATCATGTGAAGCGATATGAGAACTTTTACTACCTAATCAGCTATGATATACTGCTggagcttcttttttttttaattaattacttgcCTTTGATGGTGCATACCCATCACGTAAATTCATCAACAGcaaatgaaattttgatgttGACCTTTTGTAATTGTGATTCGTGGACATTTACATCATTGTTATTTTTAGATATGCTGTACATTTTTCTTCTGAGTGCCCCGGCTGCTAAGTACTAGTCCATGAATgtcaatttttgaaattgtcAAATAAATTATCTTCGTATAGTTAACTATCCATCTAATCAAAGTCGTATATGAATCCAAACCATTAACCTCAACTTAGCGTAAGCATGAAGTTTTGTTCCACGTTTTAATCAAAGACTTGTTTAATTTGGACCCCCAACCATATAATAGAGTGTGCAACCATGATAGGACAGCTTTAAGCTAAGTTGCATTTAAGTGGTCAAAAGATGCCTAATTCCATTAAGAAAcaagcaaaaaagtaaaaattcttTGTGCTTAACAACTACAAAACAAGTCGCCATCTTTTTGATTTGAGGGTAGGGAATCGAGGATACATGCATAATTTGCTTGAgtctttaaaaaattacacaaattttatatatgtatatacatgaTAGTGATCATGCACCAGTCTCTAGCATAGGATAAGGGAAGACACCACATTGGTCACACCTAAAAGAGAATTTGGCTTAAAAGGTACTGATTCTGCAACAACTAGAAACAAGTTCTATTAAAGTTTATATGACATTCTAATTTCTATGGAAATAGAATTGGAGGAAAAGAGATTACACACAATGATGAGTGATAACAGTGGTGACCACTGAGCAACACCTCCAGGTGTTAAAGCAAAGGCCAAAGAACAAAAGCAACAACACAGCATACGTTTAAGATGGAGACAtagagaaggagaagaagggCGCGTCAGAATATCGAGAAGTCACTCTCGAAAAGACAAAGACTAGAGAGAGGGGGAGACGATATTGCATGCAGATGCAGTTAATTAATGGTCACTTTCACCATCTAATTCCTAGCTAGAGCTAGCTAcccaatacttttttttttattaatcaatctAGCTTCTTCGTCTCTGCTCTGTGTCGCTCTCTCCCAATGGTCCCAATATTATAGTATAGTGTATGGTCACATTGTGTGTGAGTCTCTGAGATTTTGAGAGGCTCAGAACTAGCTTAGCTAGGGAGAGGAAGtagtaattaatatatatttgggTGTTTCTGTTTGTAACTTTTATACTACTGTGCATGCCTGCATGGCATTACCAATCTTTTATGTTGTATTGTCTTAAGGTGTGTCTGCATTAGCCTCAGACATTCCCACGTCCAAGAAAGTGACATcgtatataactatatatagaTACTACCTATTCATACAAAGATACTACTtgatatcgctccgaatcagtaaggtggatggcctggcttcggtgggctatcgaaacggttgatggcctgcaaggaaggaaacgcaatcaaagaggagaccggagaagaccggtcgaaccccctccgatggagaagttagttttgtagagaaggaagttccaagtattttggaaaattgtctgaGTGAGAATCTTCCCTTTGTCGGGTTCAGACCGGTCCCTTATATAGGGAGCCTGGGACGGTTACTTGTCCAATAACCGTTCCaggatttgtggaaaccaacaactccggagttaactacctcaacggatataaaattgtaaccgCTAATGGAAGTTAACTTATTCGAAGGGTTTGTTGAAAGTCTAAGTGTTGAGCTTCCGTCTGTCTAGCATAGGACGGTTTGGTTCGTCCAAAGATATCTATCGATTGTCCATGGACGAACCCAATGGACGATCATGCCTCATGGAGGACAGTTTATGGAGtggtgctattattcatggacgcTTCTTCCTCTTCTGGATAAACTCTGGGATCAATCCTGCGTTGTAGGCTCTGGACGAGCCAGTTGGACGAGCTGGAGATGGGAATTATTTTCCGCTTCTCTATCAGTTGCCCCTTTGTCCAAAGGGTCGTCCAGGACATTGTCGTGATTTCAACAAAGTTTCGCTTTTTCGTACGCCACGTGTCACGAAACCGTTGGTTGGCCAGCCGCGTCGATCCCGTTTCCCAAAGAGATCaccacgtgtcaatctctgagtGGTGAGTGTCGCTTCGTTGACCCTGTTGCTGGGGCCTATAAATAGCGCATTCTCTTTCATGCCCCTCACTTTTTTCCTCATTCTCTTCTGCAAACTCGTCCAAGATTCTCGTCTAGCACTCGTCCTAGTTTCATCAGGtatttcctcttccttttttctttttaggctcTCGTTTTAAGTCCTCTACATTTCAACCATGCCTTCATCTTCTagtctagagagagagatagacgaCTACCAGGACGGTTCTTCTGAGAGTGACGGTAGTGTAGATAGTTCGTCCTGTAGTGACTCCTCAGACGAGCATTACTCGTCTGGGGTTCCTGGCATTCCCTTAGAGGAATTTCAGGAACAACGACGTAGGGCGGCTTCTGGATCTGGGGCTAGCTCGTCCAGACAGCCATCAAGTCCTCctcaagacgaggaagaggaCGAAGATGTAATCTATAGTTGTGCCCCAGAGGTAGCGTCCACCTTAGACGATGCTAAGTTAAAAACTCTTGTAGATAGATACCAAATCCCTAAAGAGCTTAACCCTCGTCTACCCCAGCctggagaatggtgttgttcCCCTTCCTCAGGCTTAGGGGTATACGCTTCTTACCTATTAGCTGGCCTTAGGTTTCCCTTAAACTCTTTCTGCAGAGACCTCTTCCAAAGGTTGGGTATTGGGCCAAACCAGCTCAATCCCAATGGTTGGAGGACGATAGTTGCCATGCAAGTATTATGGCGTGAGGCATTGGAAGGGAACCGTCCAAttacagtggacgagttcctttactgTTATAAGCCCTCAGAGATCAAAAAATCTGCTGGGTTCTACCAGTTCTCGTCCAGAGGTTCGTATTACAGTTTAATAACGGGCCGTAGTTCGTCTGACCGtctttggaaaaaagaattttttattatttctggaaATTGGGCTGGGGACCCAGCTGATGTGGGTATTCCCTCCTTCCCTCCTTTTACCAGCCCTCTAGGTCGTCTTCGCCCTGagggtatgtttttctttccattttatcttttttgtccttcaacaaattttaatcTGTCACTCGTCTAACCATTTATCTTGGTGATGCAGCTGTCGTTCGTCCACGTTTGGATAAGTTTTTCTTGGATCAGATAGAAGTGGTTCGCACTTTTCCAGGAAGGACTTTCCACGACTTGGTTACTTTTACTCGTCTAGCAACTTGGGGACTTGGTCCAATCCCAACTGCTGAGAATTTAAGTCACGAAGAGCTCACTCGTCGAAGTAAGTGTCGTCCACTATACTTTgttatttcagtttttttttttttttttaaattaatttttctcgTCATAGGGATAAGCACGATGagggaaaacaaagagaaaacagTGGCTAGCGGGGACGAAGATGCTGCTGCTCCTACTGTCAAAGTGGCTTCCGTCCAGGCTGGGAAGAGGAAGTCAAAACCAATTTCAAGTACTGTGGACCTGGACGACCTTCCCAGTCGTCGTGGCCACAAGAAGCAAAAACAAAGGCCTTCCCTTCCAAAGGTTCCCAAGTTCGTGCCACCAACAGTGAACTTGGACGAGCCTGTGGTGGACGTGGAGCCCGTCCAAACGATTCATCCTGCTCCGTCTGATCCTCCCCCAGCTCCCAAAACTTCTCAGAAGTCTGGCTCGTCTGAATCCTCTGATCGTCCCTCTAATTTGGTTCTGGACGAGGGTTATGCATGGAGGACGTTCAAAGGGATCGTCACTGATCATGAGGTTAACGAATGCTACAACATGTCAGTGAAGGAGTTTGAGCGTTCTGGCATCCATGACCTTTTCAAGGTAAATTTCTTCCTCGTCCTTGTGTGTAAacatttaatttgaataaaatgtctAACTCCTTTTCGTCCAAATGCAGGCTATGTCAAAGTTTTATACAGCGACCTGCCAGGCCAAGGAGCTTGCTACAGAGGCCAAGACAGCCAAGGATAAGGCTAAGGAGCTGGGCCATGAGGTTTTGCTTAAGAAGGGGGAGGTCATCAGGTTGACAGAGGATTTTAATCGTCTGCTGGGAAGCGAGACGAAGTTGAAGAACGAAGTAGAGGAGCTCAAAGCTGACAACTTAGAGAAGGATACCCGCATCGTCCATCTCGAGGGACAAGTTTCAGAGCTTACCTCGTCCTTGGAGAAGGCACGTGAGGAAGCAATAGCTGCTTTTAAGAAATCTGACGAGTACAAGAATCGTCTAGACAGTCATTATGCAGCTGGGTATGAAGACTTCCGTGCTGATGCCAAGGAGGCGTATCCTGATTTGGACTTCAACTCGTTCAAGCTCCCTCTTGCTACAGAGAGTTCCGCGTTGCAGACGAGTTCCGAGGACGTCAACATCATGGACGATGCTAACACTGAAGTCATTCAGGACGATCCCAAGACGAGCTTGCCCAAGTGAAATCTATTTCCTTAGAAAGTTTACTTTTATTTGCCTTTTCATAGAAGTGCctgttgttttgggctttttacttcttcctttttttttaaagtttatgcaAGTACAATCATCTCGTCCAGGATTATGGACgagttttatatacattttcatattcaaAACTAAAGGGGTTTTTGGACGTTGGTCGTCCACCCTTAGAATTTCATGAAAGAAATGAATACTTCTACTTTTACTTCCATTGTGTTTGAATATATATGTTTCCAGCTTTATGTATGAAATTCTTATTTTCATCAATGTGTGGTTCGTCCATCTAGGAATTTACTTCACCTCGTCTTGGGCATGGGGGTGAATTTTATTACATCACCAAGAAAGTAAATTGGTTCCTTTTGCCTAGATTTTTCGTTATTCCGAAACTATGGACGATCATTTTGTCGTCCTTGATGTTTAGACTTTTTTAACGATTTTTCGTCCAATGTAATGGATTGTTAAGCTAGTTTTGAAGTCTTCGCTCGTCCGCGTCTTGGACGAACACTTTTGGGAATTCATCTCGTCTTGAGGTCTAGACGAGTATTTCCTTTTCATCTCGTCCTTTCTTCTGGACGGATgaaattttgctttattttcagCTTATTCTTCATCTCGTCCTATGTTCTGGACGGATGAAACTTTGCTTtattttcagcttatttttcatctcgtcctatgttctggacggatgaaactttgctttattttcagcttatttttcatCTCGTCCTATGTTCTGGACGGATGAAATGAACCTTAGTTTCAATTTTGGGTTAGGTTCCATGTCGTCCTGTGTTACGGACGGATAGACCTTAGCTTCATTTTCAGcttaggtttcatctcgtctCTTGCTTTGGACGGATGTACCTTTTCATCTTTCCTTTGGAGGAAAGCTCATGGACGATATGTCCTTTCGTCCAAGGATTTCATTCGTCCATGCTCGCTTTCTTTTTTGCGGATCAATCTAAATGACCATATAAGGATTccaataatatactttaaaacaatatatatatttgaaaacccAAACTTATGTAATCATTCGTCCACAGGCATGGCACATGCTCATGAGCTAGTGCCTTATTGAATTAGAAATACAAACCAACTCATCCATGAATAGCACAAAAGTGAAGACACTAATGTACTTTCTAGGggattattaaaatacttaaaaacacTTAATAGTAGTAAACACTTCTGCTCGTCGGATACCTCGTCCAAGGACACTGGTGAAGAGTCAGCACTTATTGATGGTACTTCCTGAGgtgctcaacattccaagggtgttcCAGCCTCCGCCCATCCAAAGCTTCCaaatagtaggatccttgccttttgcagttgataaccctataaggtccttcccaatttgggccAAGTTTCCCGTAGGCCGGGTTTCTTGTTGCCAAGGTAACCTTCTTCAAGACGAGATCCCCGATGTTGaaacgcctaggcttcaccataGCGTCATATTGTCTTGCCATTAGATTTTTGTACCTTGCTGTCCTCTGCTCTGCATCCATCCTGACCTCGTCCATAAGGTCAAGGTTAAGACGGAGCTGTTCCTCGTTTTCTTCAGTTTGATACTTCCTCACCCTGTGGCTCGTCATGTGTACTTCTGCTGGTATAACTGCCTCGCTTCCGTAGGCTAGTTTAAAAGGAGTTTCTCCTGTTGGAGTTCTCGCTGTCGTTCTATAAGCCCATAAAACACCTGGTAATTCATCcggccatattccctttgccccttcgagccgagtcttgatgatcttcaacaaggatcggtttgctACTTCtgcctggccattggcctgtgggtgggaaggtgaggagtaatggttcttcATTCCAAGCTGTTCACAAAATTCCCTGAAAGGTGTGTTGTCAAACTATCGTCCATTGTCAGACACTAGTACTCTAGGTACTCCGaatctgcatacaatgttcttccagacgaagTTCTTGACATTCTGCTGCGTAATTTTGGCTAAGGGTtcggcttccacccattttgtgaagtaatctattccCACCACTAGAAACTTCATTTGCCGAGTTCCAGTCGAAAagggccccaaaatgtctagtccccattgCGCGAAAGGCCAAGGGGCCATCATTGGCGTGAGATATTCTGCTGGTTGTCTGGGAATATTGCTGAAGCGTTGACATTGATCACATACTTTGACatatgctttagcatcagcttggaTGGTTGGCCAATAGAATCCGCTACGGATGACTTTATGGACGAGTGATTTGGCTCCCGAATGGTTCCCGCATGCTCCTTCGTGAACCTCCCTCAACATGTAATTTGCTTCGTCCGGCGCCAAAAATCTTaagagaggctgggaaaaacctctcttgtataacACCTCGTCCATAAGCACATACCTGGCTGACTTGACTTTGAGCTTCCTTgcttcgtccttctcttctggaAGCCTTCCGTCCTTTAAGTAGGACActattggggtcatccaatttccttctccctctATCTGCATCAATTCTGGAAGGTCTATACTTGGCATGTAGTGTACACCATCTATATCGTCCAACGCCTCATTCGCAGATGCTTCCTTCGCCAGAGTATCTGCCTCCACattctcttcccttgggatttgaacaaaatctgcttttttgaatttcttcacaaggCGTACTACCTTCCTTAGATACTTCTTCATTCTGTCTTCCTTGGCTTCATATGTTCCATTGACTTGGCCTATGACCAGTTGAGAGTCTCCCATGACAAGTATTGTGTCTGCTTCTACAGATTTGGCCAGTTCCAACCCCTTTAAAAGGGCTTCATACTCCACTTCATTGTTAGTAGTCTGGTATTGCAGACGGGCCTTGTATTTCAATTTGTCCCCTTCCGGCGACTGCAAAACAACTCCTATTCCTCCAGCATATAATGTAGATGATCCATCTACATGGATGACCCATTTTAAAGAAGGATcgtctttgatttgcatgagcaCCTGATTAAGTGGAGCGTTCAGGGGCGTATAGTTCTGGCTTCTTCCCATGGGACCTGTCTTCCTGCCATCTCGTTCCTTTCTATCTtccgtccgtcccttctttggacgaggggCTTGTTCTGAGTGTCGAGCTGGGTGCGCTTCCATCCTCTcagctcttttcctcttcttggctatgattgCATCTTCTGCGTTCATGAAGttctgagccgaatggacgagcTCGGCCATGGTTTGCGGCTCCTTCTCGTATAGCTTGTGGATAAATAAATCCGAATTAATCCCATTGTGGAAGGCTGCCAGTAGAAGCTTGTCGTCCACCTCGTCCACGCTAAGGGCTTCCCTGTTGAAGCGAGTGATGAATGACCGCAGGCTTTCGTTCTCCCCTTGTTCTATGGTCAGTAAGCTGGACGAAGAGCGCTTGTGCCTCTGTCCCCcgatgaaattgttaacaaacaattTGCTTAACTCTTCGAAAGAACTTACGGAACTTGGGGGGATTTTACTGAACCAAACTCGTGCCGGGCCTTTAAGGGTAGTAGGTTTTTTTCGTTTCAGAATTCACTGACATCTCTCTGTTATATCACAATTACAGATACAATTTACTTATACTTTTATATGACttttcaaaaaccctaaaattattAGGATTATACTAATGCATATTCTAAAGGCATACAAAAGTAtaccattttttgaaaaaattttatcagaaattgaaaaaattttgacaacttttttaatttataataaatttttctaaaaacggATTTGTTAATGTATGCCAATTCAAATTACTATGATGGATGTATTCATAATAATTGCTCtcttattcaataattaaaaaaaaaaattgacaaattgaACTAAAATATAAAGCCTAAAAGTGATTCCTTGCCTGACctattgttttgggttttgagtaaATTTAGTAccacaaaatatttcataattttgtcataattttgttttgtggcAACTTTTGAATTGTGGAAATAAAATGATAAGTCCACGTAAGTCCATGATTACACCACTAAAAAACTGTCAAGTAACAAAATTGtggcaaaattaaaaaaaaaaattgtaacactGAACTTACTCTCGGGTTTTACGCTCACCCCCTATACTCACTGACATATAAAGCCTAAAGAGTGAGAGGTTAGAGAattctgtctctctctttctctcctcccATGGCTCTCGCCACTCATTAAAGTAGACtaagaattaattaattaattacggACCATTGGGAATTTGGAATGGTAggagaaccttttttttgttggtttgtttgtttgaaagtGCTAGTACCAGGGGGAgtacttttattgtttaattttagaGTCCTTTTTTTGTCCGACATTTGCTTTGGTTTTCTGAAACATCCACATCCAAATCTAGTCAACtatcaaaacaaattaaattcatgcaaaatattattataatagtattttttttagttgaactATCATTTCAGTCAAGTCTCCAATCCCCTAAACTTGTCTAGGATTTGATCCCAAACATTTAACACGGTGTTGTTTATAAGGATCCGGTtgctttctatttttgaaaatatttttttaaaaattaaaaaacttattattatttttttaatttttgagaaaagttttttaaaaatgaaaattaatgaaGGATACGTATTAATAAAATCCTGTTTATAACTGTAAACTAGATGCCTTTTACCGTTTCCAAGTTTCATCTCTGCCAATTTTACAAGCTTATCATTCTATCTccctcttttttaattttaattttaacatccTCAAACCATTAGCTAATGCTATATCCAATATATACTTTgaaagaaaaagttaataaatgtCCAAAAAGAATTGATTTATGGActatttttaacaatattttatgaataaacAAAAGGttactaaattttttgacaaatttttatatatcttaTAAAAGAggagttaaattttttttaaaataattcattaacaaTAGCCGCCATTAAACGAACACttctttgaattttagaatGTACAAGCAGCTCAGCCTTgtatcatttttcatttttattatttatttgggtAGAAAGCTTTGTATCTTATTAACGTATTCACTGATCAAATCTgaagtgaattaaaaaaaataaataaataaaatctcaagTTGAAATCATTTTATGGAATGTATATTTGACTGGCGTCGGTAAGAAATTAAGGGTGAAGAATactccttctctttctttcaatcAAAGAATATTAAATGCATCTGGAAAAGGTACACGTATACATATAGGTACAACAACATCAAATTAAGGCACCGACACCACATTCATGCTTTTGTTAGATGCCTCTAGAATAAATACACATAAGAGAGGTGAGTGAATATTAAGAGATTTGAGATGGAAGGAAGCGAGTCTTAATTAACAAGGCGGGGAAAGATTCACTGTTCTTACCTCTTATCCCATTTCTATTATTAATggaaaatgctaacgagtgtccttagaGTACTGgttaaaaatctaattaaagaaaattttgatattacttttatggaaaatgaaaaaagctgttaaacattaattgttttttttttttttctcataaaaactttctttaattggattcttaaccaatgtcataagggcactcgttagcatgacccattATTAATTAGcccattattaattaatttgactACCTCTCGCATTGAATGGAATTGGATCATCAGTGAAATAACTAGGACTATTGCactagttgaaattaaaaattgcaaaagtcACTTTTATTCTCaacctttaaataaattttttttgaactttcaattttttaccatttcacttttatactttatttttttacctctCTCTCGCATCACATGGTTAATTGCACTGGATCTCAATTTGAATTGAGTCATACTCCTTCtcaagaaattataaggtcctcTTGATAGACCACGTCACTTTTGTCTAGTGGTCCACAATTCCATTAAAAGACTCTCATCTG of Quercus lobata isolate SW786 chromosome 8, ValleyOak3.0 Primary Assembly, whole genome shotgun sequence contains these proteins:
- the LOC115958080 gene encoding uncharacterized protein LOC115958080 produces the protein MPSSSSLEREIDDYQDGSSESDGSVDSSSCSDSSDEHYSSGVPGIPLEEFQEQRRRAASGSGASSSRQPSSPPQDEEEDEDVIYSCAPEVASTLDDAKLKTLVDRYQIPKELNPRLPQPGEWCCSPSSGLGVYASYLLAGLRFPLNSFCRDLFQRLGIGPNQLNPNGWRTIVAMQVLWREALEGNRPITVDEFLYCYKPSEIKKSAGFYQFSSRGSYYSLITGRSSSDRLWKKEFFIISGNWAGDPADVGIPSFPPFTSPLGRLRPEAVVRPRLDKFFLDQIEVVRTFPGRTFHDLVTFTRLATWGLGPIPTAENLSHEELTRRRISTMRENKEKTVASGDEDAAAPTVKVASVQAGKRKSKPISSTVDLDDLPSRRGHKKQKQRPSLPKVPKFVPPTVNLDEPVVDVEPVQTIHPAPSDPPPAPKTSQKSGSSESSDRPSNLVLDEGYAWRTFKGIVTDHEVNECYNMSVKEFERSGIHDLFKAMSKFYTATCQAKELATEAKTAKDKAKELGHEVLLKKGEVIRLTEDFNRLLGSETKLKNEVEELKADNLEKDTRIVHLEGQVSELTSSLEKAREEAIAAFKKSDEYKNRLDSHYAAGYEDFRADAKEAYPDLDFNSFKLPLATESSALQTSSEDVNIMDDANTEVIQDDPKTSLPK